Within Sander vitreus isolate 19-12246 chromosome 23, sanVit1, whole genome shotgun sequence, the genomic segment cgcctccctagggaggtgttccaggcacgtccagctgggaggaggcctcgggggagacccaggactaggtggagggattatatctctaacctggcctgggaacgcctcgggatcccccagtcggagctggttaatgtggcctgggaaagggaagtttggggtcccctgctggagctgctacccccgcgacccgaccccggataagcggatgaagatggatggatggacattcaAAAAGTTgtatacaaaatatacattacAATACCTTacactttacatttttgtaaaaaagtaTTTCTAAACCCATTATACATGTTAGAAGTTACTTGTTGAAAACATGTGAGAGGACTGTAAACTGTGTAGTACGGAATTGAGCTGAGCCAGACTGTGTCCAAGATTTTTTCTGGGCGGCCTGAAATTATGTTTCGATAACACACTGGAGTCATCCTCAACAtattctcgcattgccagaccttcctccacagcgctgcagaggagggtctagctagtccacacaacattcccgggttgggagaaaaacgtgctctggttattggcatttctttaaaccaatcacaatcgtcttgggcggtgctaagcgccggacgaagccacggtgcctctgcaaaatagcctcaggaaggaacttgttttggtggaacgtgtacgttcaaaagtagttttagtcattcaacagagaactcagagtggacagagagtctagctagctgtctggatttaccctgcagagatctgaggagcagttaaccatagtcctcagaaatccaccagaggttagaacgccaacacaaagaaagaggaaggtggaaATGAGGGACATTCTGCGGAACTTCCAGCGGTACCGAGGCAATCCTATCAATGaaacgttgtgtgtgtgtgtatatatatatatagactatCCTTAACATAACCCCTCCCCTACTGATCTTTATTAAAACTACGATACTACTAACATTAGAGCACGTAGCATCAGTGTTGTATCGTTCATATTTATTGTTGCTTTAGCCAGACTTTTAACAATAGAGATATATTTCATGCAGAGTTCAATAGTGCTGTAACAGGTGTAgggtgtgtgtacagtatatgttgttGATATGTTTTTGATGCGTTTCAGGCGACATCAAGGATCTGTTTAATATCAAACTGAAGCCAGGTCATGCTGCTGCCTTCTCCACTGACTGCGACCTGCCTTCCACACATGAGATGGTGCGCAGCATCGGCATGCAGGTggatttttatgtattttatcatACCACTTTGTTTATTAACCTGCCAGTGTGAAGATATATATAAGAAATATTCCACCAGCCACGCCGCGGGGCGTCCCAGAAGAAtctgaatcagaaaaggttttattgccacttATGTGGAAATTTTCCTTGGTGAAAgttgcatacataaacaaacaaacaatattaaacatgaatatgaaataaacaataaatacagaaaaacaaatatatacatacaaaataactgttgcataagaaaaaagtggctgaatgggttgagtgcagaatTTGCAAAGAATATATACTTTGcaaagcgtgcgtgaagcggaTCTCCACTCCGCTTAAGATACGCGCCAGATCTATTTTCACACGAGCCCcggggcattttttttttttgcatcattCAACTTGGATGTGAATTTATGTGAATTAATGCTATTTGTTGTAAACTCACAACCAAAGGGTATTTACTTTAGACCATTAGAGGAATTGATTCCAAATGAAAGATACTTTGGTTATTGAAGTATGGCATGCTTTACTCTGAGCTTGTCCCCTAGACAACCTACATGGGCTTCCTGGACTATAGGAAAGAGACAATTAGAGACCTGGGCATCAACCCAACAGATTGCTCATTCAACCCTGGAGTGTTTGTGGCAGATGTCAGCGAATGGAAGAAACAGAAGATCACTAAACAACTGGAGAAATGGATGGAGGAGAATTTCAGGTATGCACGGTGACCAGCTCATTCTGGAAACCCTCACGTTGCATTTTACCACATGTCCAGCTCAAAGATCAAGCTCTAAGGACTTTATCTAGTACAGAAACAATACAGTAATTTGATAGGCAAAGTAGAACcatatgaaaacaaatatttccTTAAATACAAACTACATGCCATTTTCATATCTTCTTGTGATAGAGCTATCCCGTCCCTCTGGTTTTGTAAATACGTGCTTCCCGGTGATCGTATCATCTGACAACATCATGTTAATCTCAACAGCTATGCAgatgatacatttttgtttatccaAAATTCTCATGTGGTTTATGCTCCCTGACTGTCTGTGTgctaataaataatacatgattcatttttttattaactaaCTAAACAAAgtaaagcatgaaaacatgttctagtGGAAAACCaaagtacaagtatgaacctgaacatgagcagaatatgggacctttaagaccaGAACCAATAGTCACATTTTAAGCCATTTAAGAGCATGCCACTCCATGTTTAGCTTCATTGGACTTACTCTCTGTAGCATTTTGTttctaattacattttaaagtacagTATAACCTGTGTAAAGCTTGTAATCATGAGTATTAGTGGCCTGTTCAGATTTTGTGAATATACACTTTGCAGGTTGTGTGCCAGTTTGTGACATGATCCCAACcacaccccaaaaaaaaaatttaagaaaaGTATGCTGAAAAATTCCAACCTTGCCATCAGTTAGCACTTTCttagatttttttgttattgttatattgttatattatttatacttttttgtcTGTCTTCGTATTATGTATGTTGGCTGAACTGCATTTCACACATGCAGGCTGTAACCCCATAAaccctcttctttctcctccccACCAGGCAGAACATATACAGCAGTGCCATGGCTGGAGGCGTGGCGGCCCCGCCCATGCTAATAGTGTTTCATGACAAATACACAACACTGGACCCAATGTGGCACGTCAGACACCTGGGTAAGATCAACATCTCTGTTACCATACAGAAGAATTTCAGTAGTAGTTCCTAAATGCATAATTGCTGTGGTAGTTGGAAGCTAATCTTAGCATGCAAAGTATAGAAAACACACTTTTaccaataaaaataaagtattttaacGGAGTTTATCACAAGTTAACTTATTGAGCATGGGGACAGTATACAGAGctacacacaacacaccatTCTCAGCGGAAAACTTAAATTAACAcattagaaaatggaaataaaatagTGACTAATAATagattatataataataataataataatggttaACATTAACTTTGCTACAAACAGACATAAAGAAAcctgaaatatttcaaaaagtGTTCCTGTGTGTCTAGGCTGGAGTCCAGATGCCCGCTATTCAGAGAGCTTCCTACAGGAGGCACACCTGCTGCACTGGAATGGTCCATTTAAACCATGGAATTACCCTGCTGTTCACTTGGATCTGTGGGAGAGGTGGTTCATTCCAGACCCCTCCAGAAGGTTCTCCTTGGTGCGGCCTGAGAGCAAAGGCTGAGGTCTGTGGAACATATGTCTGAGCCACAGGCGGACATGAAGCATGTAAAAGTAGTAAGACGTCTTTTTCAAAACCTTTTTCCTTGACCTCGATGTAAAACATCATGAGGTCGAGGAAAGATGTGAAGGAGAATTCATAAGCACTTAGAAAAAGACAACCGAGGTGCTCAGACAATCTGACAATCTGACTGTATATACACTGGGCCACGTAGCTGGACTACTAAAAGTATTTCTTAGATACTTCGCCCTGTGTGTTTGACCATGTTGTTTCATACTAGCTTTATAAACGTTGACAATTTATATATTACCAAGGTTCAAATTTGAATAAAAAAGGAACCAGGCTACCAGTCacaaaaatataacaaaatagTTGTCACATTGAGATTTTGTTGCTCACGCTCACCCTCCTGTTCACTCATATTTATCCAGTGGTGgatgaagtattcagatcatttacttaggtaaaagtactagtaccacactgtaacaaatactctgttataagtaaaagtcctgcattgaaaatgttacttaagtaaatatatgtaagtataatcaggaaaatggtccaatcatttcagctggacttgtaggccgtaatattgttgggtagtttaaagtaaaaagtacaatatttctctctgagatgtagcagagtagaagtagaaagtggcatggaaagaaaagactACAAGTagctcaaatttgtacttaagtaccgtACTTAAGTTCTTAGTGTACTTatatttagttacattccaccactgcatgtaTCTACATGAATCCTAATTGGTAGTACATAATACATAATGATCGGCGTCCCTTGTCGGTCATGTTGatcatttgtattcatgaacAGCCGTATGTGCGTCGCTTACAATTTTGCCGCTAGGAATTCAGAGACGGCATTATCTCCTAGTCCAGGACTTACTTGAACAATGGCGGAAGCTTTAATAGGAAATAGAATTTAATACTGAGGAATGTTCTAGAAAATGAAAGAGTTTTTGGTCAAACATGTCTTAGAAACCATGTTGGCCGAGATGATGCtctctacagtatgtatgtaagctaaaacacaaaatgtgacTAATCTGTGACAGATACCtgtaaaaaatattacaatattatttGTAGGAATGTGttcaaagtgaaagtgaaaagGTTATAACGTGTATAAAGTGAAAAGattttttggtctttttaaaTTGTGGTAAGCAAgagaaatgtgtttctatgtttaCCTAAAATAAAATTTCAGAACTctgatttttacatttctttactGGTATTTTTATGCTTCAAATATAGCATTGAAATCTTGAAACAGAATAAATAACTGTGTCCTGTTACTACAAAGGATATATTATTAGTTATTATAAGGACCAACTGTAAAAGGTAATAAATAGGTCTAAATAAAGTAATATTCCCAGTTCCTGGACATTGTTGGACCAAGAAATAAACTCGAGATTACTGGTGTATTATCAAACTAATTACATTCCCATCAgaaacattatacctgccagcatgttagcattagcattgttgcTGTGAGCATGTTGACTTTCACATTTAGCTTAAAGCCCTGCTGTAGTATAGCCTCACAGGATGCTACCATGGCTGTAGACAGTGAATCAAATGACTATGGTTATTTATAGTCTATTTATTAAAGTTGCCTGCAACAATGTCAAAATATAACAACATGTTGAGAGAATCACCAAAAGCAACTATtattaaaaatactttattttttaaatattgtacaTAATGTACGGGAAAGAAATATTGGGATTTTGAGCCAGCTTGTGAAGAAAGAATTATTTAACCTATTCccttattttaataatttgtaaAAAACGAATCCAATCAGGAAATCTTGTTGTGATATGTTTGCATGCTACAATTATTGATCAGCTGAACCTTTCCAACATGGCCACCAGAGGTCATGGCAGCCCTAGAAGTCCTCTCTAAAGGATCTGATGAGCTGATTGTAAAGGAAACGGCCTGTGTTAATAGCAGTTGCTTGTAAAGAGCAGCTCCTCTGTTCTCAGTATGTTAAATCTGAAGCAATGTCACTACACAATCTGGACTCATCTGTCAGTTTGCAGGTTAAACAGGCTCTCATAAATGGGTTTTTGTTCCCAGTTGTTTCAATACTAATTTGCATTTTTCCTAAAGAGATTGTGCTTTTCAGACATTCCCGTCATAACACCTTGAAGCCGGATTGTACCCTTAAATTTGATTCATATTTGGCTACCTTCAAAGttatacaatatttttttatggaGAGCATGGGAAAGGGGGAGGGGAGTGTTTTCACAGCCACATGCTTTACAGTAAAAGAAACTGAAACCCAGAAAACTCAGAGCAACAGAAAGCACTGCTGCAGCCCagacaaatctctctctctctctctctctctctctctctctcaacaaaCAACTTCAGGTGGACAGTACAACAGAGCCTCTGAGTACAACAAGTGAGTACAGCTGATCATTGTATTtgtgaaaaagtatttttgattAATCATTCTTACCTTCCTACATTTATACTTTCCTCCTTTTGAGACTGCCTGATGTAACCCCTGGCATATTCTGTGTACTGGTCATGTGTTGGACGTTGGTTTCATGATGATTGTATACGATAGGCTAGCCTTTGGCTAGGTAAGGTTAGACTCGTGTGTAGATCTCTCATCCCCCTCAATGAACAAGAAGCCACTGCACTGCTGAAATGGCAAATCCTGCAGCAGAAACAATCCTTAAACGTTAAAAGATCTTAATAGAAACTGGAGGTGTTATCAATTCATCTTTGAAACAATGATCTTCTTAAGTAACTACACTTAAcgagcccctattatactccttttcagcaGCATATgtgtactcttggggtctactagaatatACGAAAATTGCCCGCCTTCCCGAAAaccccagtctgctctgattggtcagctggcccactctgttgtgattggtcgacCAAATTGAAACAAGCCATTgggcgggctgtgcttgctcaggcagcacctacgggcagcacatatgaaaaactgggctggcttcactgacatcactgattcaaacaggaatgtgggcaaGGCGTTTTTAGGCACCGTCGTTTGaactttatacatctattacgtacactaaaaacttaaaaacacaCTAACAGATCAgaccaaaaaagcataataggtttTTTTTAGGAAATACACCTTAAAATCATTGCAAAAGGCTTGCTTGATCTACATattaaaatgaagttaactttACTTCCAagttatttctttcatttttttttttcttagacaTGGCAACAGCCAGCAGTCTCCTCTCTGAAGATCGGTTTCTGTGCTTCATCTGTCTGGATGTGTTCACTGATCCAGTCACCATACCATGTGGACACAACTTCTGCAAGAATTGCATCACAGAACACTTGAACGTTAATGTCCAGAGACAGTGTCCCATGTGTAAAGAACTTTTTGACAGAAGACCTGAACTTCGGGTCAACACTTTTATATCTGAGATGGCTGCTCAGTTCAGGCAGTCAGTTCAAAAGAAGACCTGCAGCAGTTCAGAGGAGCAGCATGCCAACACAGGAGAAGTTCTCTGTGACGTCTGCACTGGAACCAAAGTGAAGGCCCTAAAGTCCTGTCTGGTGTGTCTGGTCTCCTACTGTGAGGCTCATCTGGAGCTTCACCAGAAAGTCACAGTTATGACGAGACATAAGCTGATTGATCCTGTGGAGAACCTGGAAAGCAGAATGTGTAAGAGGCATGATAGACCTCTGGAGCTGTTTTGTAAGACTgaccagatgtgtgtgtgtcagttctGCACCGAGTCAAGTCACAAGCTTCATCTTATTGTTCCTCTGTTAGAAGAatataaaggaaaaaaagctgAGCTGGGAAAGACAGAGGCCGAAGTTCAGCAGATGATCCAGGAGAGACAACTGAAGATTCAGGAGCTCAAACGGTCAGTGAAGCTCAGCAAGGAATATGCCGACAAAGAGACAGCAGCCAGTTTGCAGGTCTTCACTTCTCTGATAAAGTCTGTTGAGAGAAGTCTGGCTGAGCTCATTGACGTAATTACAGAGAAGCACCAAACAACAGAGAAACAGACTGAAGGCTTCATCAAAGAGCTGGAAGAGGAAATCTCTGAGTTGAAGAAGAGAAGCTCAGAGCTGGAGCAGCTCTCACGTACTAAAGACCACCTACAACTCCTCCAAAGCTTCCCGTCCTTGAACCCTGCTCCGCCCACCAAAGACTGGACAGAGGTCAGAGTTCACTCATCATATGAGGGGACTATGAGCAGAGCTTTGGCTCAGCTGGAGGAGACACTCAGTAAAGAGATGAAGAAGCTGTGTGGTGTTGTTGAGCTGAAGAAGGTTCAGCAGTTTGCAGTGGATGTGACTCTTGATCCTGAAACAGCCAATCCATATCTTATCCTGTCTGATGATGGGAAGCAAGTCAGGCTTGGTGATAAAAAACAGAATCTTCTAGACAACCCAAAGAGGCTATCTTGTAATTGTGTCTTAGGAAAGCAAAGTTTTTCTTCAGGAAGATTTTACTATGAAGTTCAAGTCAAAGGGAAGACTGCGTGGGCTTTAGGAGTGGCCAGAGAGACAATCAACAGGAAGAACATCTTCTTATCATTGTGCCCTATGAATGGCTTCTGGACTGTGTGCTTGAGTATTGGAAATCAGTACAAAGCTCTCGCTGAGCCTTCAAGCCCTCTCACTCTGAAGTCTCGGCCTCAGAAGGTGGGGGTGTTTGTGGAttatgaggagggtctggtctcCTTCTATGACGTAGATGCTGCAGCTCTCATCTACTCCTTTACTGGCTGTAACTTCATTGGGAAGCTCTACCCATATTTTAATTCCTGTCATAATGATGccggtaaaaactcaactcccCTAATCATTTGTTCTGTCAATCACAGTGATTAGACTAACCAAAGCAGGAATAAGTGGCATGTAAATGACCTAAATTACTTTCTTTATATGTTgagatttttgtgttttttttcatttgtattttggtTTCTCATTACTGCAGAAATGTAACAATGTGCCCATTTTTGGAAGTGTTGTTTCAATGGGTTTTCCAACctgtaaaaaaagaagtctCAAGTAAATATTGCATTCCTTTAAACTGTACATTTATAAACCGGAAAACTCTTCAAGTGCGTTACAGAATCCCTAAAGAGTTTTTTGTCTTCCGAGGGTTAGTGCACTGTTGGTTCTGCTCCACTTGGAGGCGCCACAGAAATGGATCAAGATTCTGAGTGGAGCATGTGGGGCTCTCAATGGTGCAGTCTCAGAGAGTTTCTGAGTGGAGCCTGTGGGGTCTCAATGGTGCAGTCTCAGAGAGTTTCTGAGTGGAGCCTGTGGGGTCTCAATGGTGCAGTCTCAGAGAGTTTGAGAGTCCATCACttcaccttccaaagagttttaaattatgtttttactaaatttaaaacaataaattaataaacatttttacCTATTCGGAATTGGAAACTCTACATTACATTTTAGGTAACTTAGTCTGTTTGGGGGCACAACTAAATCTGCTGTATGGAATTCCCTATGGGCcaaaattgcaatatattataatactatatactataataatatataaatagtgAGTTTGGTTTTGTTAATTAATTCCATTATTTTACCTCCGTGTTtgatttgtattatattttctaTAACGTGGggtatttttttcatgtttcctTTCCATAATGATAATCTAATTTTAGCCCACATTGGATTGTATAATATCTAACCGATTTTtaatattgggggggggg encodes:
- the glt8d2 gene encoding glycosyltransferase 8 domain-containing protein 2, which gives rise to MALLRKINRFLLVLLVLMVCLLLHSILLRASTRPRLSDHWKRVGSAARLPTVRVSEADNVIPVIICASEERTGATMATINSVYSNTDANVFFYIVTLRDAVKLTRQYIMRTKLKGIKYKILEFNPMVLKGKVKPDSSRPDLLHPLNFVRFYLPLLDINHRRVIYLDDDVIVQGDIKDLFNIKLKPGHAAAFSTDCDLPSTHEMVRSIGMQTTYMGFLDYRKETIRDLGINPTDCSFNPGVFVADVSEWKKQKITKQLEKWMEENFRQNIYSSAMAGGVAAPPMLIVFHDKYTTLDPMWHVRHLGWSPDARYSESFLQEAHLLHWNGPFKPWNYPAVHLDLWERWFIPDPSRRFSLVRPESKG
- the LOC144512136 gene encoding E3 ubiquitin-protein ligase TRIM21-like; this encodes MATASSLLSEDRFLCFICLDVFTDPVTIPCGHNFCKNCITEHLNVNVQRQCPMCKELFDRRPELRVNTFISEMAAQFRQSVQKKTCSSSEEQHANTGEVLCDVCTGTKVKALKSCLVCLVSYCEAHLELHQKVTVMTRHKLIDPVENLESRMCKRHDRPLELFCKTDQMCVCQFCTESSHKLHLIVPLLEEYKGKKAELGKTEAEVQQMIQERQLKIQELKRSVKLSKEYADKETAASLQVFTSLIKSVERSLAELIDVITEKHQTTEKQTEGFIKELEEEISELKKRSSELEQLSRTKDHLQLLQSFPSLNPAPPTKDWTEVRVHSSYEGTMSRALAQLEETLSKEMKKLCGVVELKKVQQFAVDVTLDPETANPYLILSDDGKQVRLGDKKQNLLDNPKRLSCNCVLGKQSFSSGRFYYEVQVKGKTAWALGVARETINRKNIFLSLCPMNGFWTVCLSIGNQYKALAEPSSPLTLKSRPQKVGVFVDYEEGLVSFYDVDAAALIYSFTGCNFIGKLYPYFNSCHNDAGKNSTPLIICSVNHSD